A section of the Anabaena cylindrica PCC 7122 genome encodes:
- a CDS encoding FIST signal transduction protein: MLKAVIGHSNDPETEVAIAEVLEQCLSGLADICPQSGILLAALDFNHVEILRCIHQTFPGIQLIGGTTDGEISSVLEFQQDSLVLILFCSDEIEFHAAVGRHVSSDPIAIAQKTVQTAQAQAQYPTSLCITTPESLTTSGLLILQGLQQALGAEVPIVGGTTCDQWQFKQTYQFFGEEVLSDALPILLLSGHLLWGHGVSSGWTPIGKKAMATKIEGNVLHEVDGQPALEFYRDYLGDIRPSAAYRLAVFEPNRDTWYMRSSNGDYNEASGSITFFADIPLHSEVQVVRSNRDEIVDSARLSMQQALEHYPGIQPTVVLLFSCTGRMHVLGTRAKEEYQVLQSAIPAGATCAGFYTYGEIAPLRPHAEAQFHNETFVTLLLGVE; this comes from the coding sequence ATGCTAAAAGCCGTAATTGGACACAGTAATGATCCAGAGACAGAAGTAGCGATCGCAGAAGTATTGGAGCAATGCCTGAGTGGACTGGCTGACATCTGCCCTCAGTCTGGAATTTTGCTAGCTGCCCTAGATTTTAATCATGTTGAAATCTTACGATGTATTCATCAGACCTTTCCAGGTATTCAATTAATCGGTGGAACAACAGACGGTGAAATCTCCTCAGTTTTAGAGTTTCAGCAAGACTCTCTTGTTTTAATTCTATTTTGTTCTGATGAAATAGAATTTCATGCGGCAGTTGGTCGTCATGTTTCCTCCGATCCTATAGCGATCGCTCAGAAAACTGTTCAAACTGCCCAAGCACAGGCTCAGTATCCAACCTCTTTGTGTATCACCACTCCCGAAAGTCTGACTACCAGTGGACTCTTAATCCTGCAAGGATTGCAGCAAGCCTTGGGAGCAGAAGTCCCTATTGTCGGTGGTACTACCTGTGACCAATGGCAGTTTAAGCAAACCTACCAATTTTTTGGAGAAGAAGTCCTCAGCGATGCCTTGCCCATTCTGTTACTCTCAGGTCACTTATTGTGGGGACATGGGGTATCAAGTGGTTGGACACCAATTGGCAAAAAAGCAATGGCTACCAAAATCGAAGGGAATGTGCTTCATGAAGTCGATGGACAACCAGCCTTGGAGTTCTATCGGGATTATTTAGGTGACATTCGCCCCTCTGCCGCCTATAGATTAGCAGTTTTTGAACCCAACCGAGATACTTGGTACATGAGATCTTCCAATGGAGACTACAACGAAGCCTCCGGTAGCATTACCTTTTTTGCGGATATTCCACTCCACTCGGAAGTTCAAGTCGTAAGATCTAATCGGGATGAAATAGTTGATTCTGCTCGTCTCTCTATGCAGCAAGCACTTGAGCATTATCCCGGAATTCAGCCAACCGTAGTGTTATTATTCTCCTGCACTGGACGAATGCACGTACTAGGAACCAGAGCCAAGGAAGAGTATCAAGTATTGCAATCTGCAATACCTGCTGGGGCAACTTGTGCTGGTTTTTATACCTATGGTGAAATTGCTCCGTTGCGACCCCATGCCGAAGCGCAATTTCACAATGAAACTTTCGTGACCTTACTATTGGGGGTGGAGTAA
- a CDS encoding Rpn family recombination-promoting nuclease/putative transposase, whose protein sequence is MRRDSIFYKLFQQSPTLLFEFLTNPPQNADAYRFDSVAVKEPKFEIDGVFLPPENEGAGVVYFCEVQFQKDEQLYERVFAESSLYFYRNRARFSDWQAVIIYPSRNIEQSEIYPHRTLLNGNQVHRVYLDELGDIRQLPLWVALMVLTTVEEEQAPEAARYLLTRTSQEVSSPASRVIIEMITTIMVYKFEQLSRMEVESMLGITLKETRVYREIKEEGREEGREEGREEGREVMANAISRQLTKRFGKLSEEMRSSISGLALPVLEDLSEALLDFSSLADLSSWLEAQIN, encoded by the coding sequence ATGCGTCGGGACTCTATTTTTTACAAACTGTTTCAACAATCTCCCACTTTACTATTTGAATTCTTGACAAATCCTCCGCAAAATGCAGATGCTTATAGATTTGATTCGGTAGCTGTTAAAGAACCCAAATTTGAAATTGATGGGGTATTTCTCCCACCAGAAAATGAAGGTGCGGGAGTTGTCTATTTCTGCGAAGTGCAATTCCAGAAAGATGAACAGCTTTACGAAAGAGTATTTGCGGAATCTTCACTTTATTTCTACCGCAACCGTGCTAGATTCAGTGACTGGCAAGCTGTGATTATTTACCCATCTCGTAATATTGAACAAAGTGAGATTTATCCTCATCGAACCTTACTCAATGGGAACCAAGTGCATCGAGTGTATTTAGACGAATTGGGGGATATTCGTCAATTACCTTTATGGGTAGCACTGATGGTACTCACTACAGTTGAAGAAGAACAAGCACCAGAAGCCGCAAGATATTTGTTAACCAGAACCAGTCAAGAAGTATCATCTCCAGCAAGTCGCGTCATAATAGAGATGATTACGACGATTATGGTATACAAGTTTGAACAACTAAGCCGTATGGAGGTAGAGTCTATGTTAGGGATAACACTAAAGGAAACAAGAGTTTACCGAGAAATCAAGGAAGAAGGACGAGAAGAAGGACGAGAAGAGGGACGAGAAGAGGGACGAGAAGTTATGGCTAATGCAATTTCCCGACAATTGACTAAGCGGTTTGGGAAATTATCTGAGGAAATGCGCTCTTCAATTTCTGGTTTAGCTTTACCTGTTTTAGAAGATTTGAGTGAAGCACTGTTAGATTTTAGCAGTTTAGCTGATTTGTCATCTTGGCTAGAGGCGCAAATCAATTAA
- a CDS encoding PQQ-dependent sugar dehydrogenase, whose translation MKLIRMLIPGKILFGLILLGLSSCNLPTTDSANTNNQETLTSEQVSQKTTTNNQACTLVENGFGSPGQVKLRVEEVVTGLEVPWGIAFLPNRDMLVTERPGRVRLVRGGKLIPKPVATINVTESGEDGLLGIATHPNFTDNQFFYIYYTADKNGSQVNRVERWRLSQNGLSASPDRVIVDNIPVAQFHNGGRIRFGPDGMLYIGTGDAREPQSSQDVNSLAGKILRVTPDGQVPPDNPFAKNPVYITGIRNTQGFDWRDQSTLWVTDHGPSGDLGRRGHDELSLAKAGDNLGWPTIYRCESKKGMVTPSIVWREALPPGGAAIYTGNSLPEWKGSLIIATLRSQHLQRVVFNPQFSQQVERHEVYLQGQYGRLREAIMGPDGELYVSTSNCDGRGNCPPQRDKILRITR comes from the coding sequence ATGAAACTAATCAGAATGCTTATTCCAGGAAAAATTCTTTTTGGACTAATCCTACTAGGACTTTCTTCTTGCAACTTACCAACAACTGATTCTGCAAACACTAACAATCAAGAAACACTAACCTCTGAACAAGTCAGCCAAAAAACTACTACTAACAATCAAGCCTGTACTTTAGTAGAAAATGGCTTCGGTTCCCCAGGACAGGTAAAACTGCGGGTAGAAGAAGTGGTAACAGGTCTAGAAGTTCCTTGGGGAATAGCTTTCCTGCCAAATAGAGATATGTTAGTCACGGAAAGACCTGGACGAGTTCGCCTGGTGCGGGGTGGTAAACTTATTCCTAAACCAGTGGCTACTATCAATGTGACAGAGAGTGGTGAAGATGGTTTACTTGGTATTGCCACTCATCCCAATTTTACCGACAACCAATTTTTTTACATTTACTATACCGCTGATAAAAATGGATCACAGGTTAATCGCGTTGAACGATGGCGACTATCGCAGAATGGACTCAGTGCTTCACCAGATCGAGTAATTGTTGATAATATTCCCGTAGCACAATTTCATAACGGTGGTCGTATTCGCTTTGGACCAGATGGAATGCTTTATATTGGTACTGGTGATGCCAGAGAACCGCAAAGTTCCCAGGATGTAAATAGTCTTGCTGGTAAAATTCTGCGTGTGACTCCTGACGGACAAGTACCCCCAGATAATCCATTTGCTAAAAATCCTGTCTATATCACTGGGATTCGCAACACTCAGGGGTTTGATTGGCGTGATCAATCGACTCTATGGGTAACAGACCACGGACCTAGTGGAGATTTGGGTAGAAGGGGTCACGATGAACTCAGTTTAGCAAAAGCAGGAGATAATCTGGGTTGGCCTACTATCTACCGTTGTGAATCAAAGAAAGGAATGGTTACTCCGTCGATTGTTTGGCGTGAAGCTTTACCTCCTGGTGGTGCAGCAATTTATACTGGTAATTCTCTTCCTGAGTGGAAAGGGAGCTTAATTATTGCTACCCTCCGTTCTCAACATTTGCAGCGTGTCGTTTTCAACCCCCAGTTTTCCCAACAAGTTGAGCGTCATGAGGTGTATTTGCAAGGTCAATATGGACGACTGCGAGAGGCGATTATGGGGCCAGATGGTGAATTATATGTCAGCACCAGTAACTGTGATGGACGAGGAAATTGCCCTCCACAGCGGGATAAAATTCTCCGCATTACCCGATAA
- a CDS encoding NACHT domain-containing protein has product MGLEALKGKKGGFKHGCIPVFIELKRFTSSDINIEKFIIDEFDICGFPVPDKFTAKALEQGKLLILLDGLDEVPSQNLTEVINQIQNFVDKHDQNRFIASCRTADHRHNFRRFSDVAMADFDDEQIQKFINNWFHGEDDKQAQTSHKCWELLQKPENKAAKELAHTPLLLTFLCLVYDRSQNFPNNRIEVGCVVPLHSTTVALGTLKSILNEARVSVEEFLENI; this is encoded by the coding sequence ATGGGACTGGAAGCACTCAAAGGTAAAAAAGGAGGATTTAAACATGGTTGTATTCCGGTTTTTATTGAATTGAAAAGGTTTACATCTAGTGATATCAATATTGAAAAATTTATTATTGATGAGTTTGATATTTGCGGGTTTCCAGTTCCAGATAAGTTTACAGCTAAAGCTTTGGAACAAGGTAAATTATTAATTCTTCTGGATGGCTTGGATGAAGTTCCCAGTCAAAACTTAACTGAAGTCATCAACCAAATTCAAAATTTTGTTGATAAACATGATCAAAATCGTTTTATAGCTTCCTGTCGTACAGCAGATCATCGCCATAATTTCCGGCGATTTAGTGATGTGGCTATGGCTGATTTTGATGATGAACAAATTCAGAAATTTATTAATAACTGGTTTCATGGAGAAGATGATAAACAAGCACAAACAAGTCATAAATGTTGGGAATTACTACAAAAGCCAGAAAACAAAGCTGCTAAAGAGTTGGCACATACGCCTTTGTTGTTGACTTTTCTATGTTTAGTTTATGACCGTTCGCAAAACTTTCCTAATAACCGTATCGAAGTTGGTTGTGTTGTACCATTACATAGCACAACTGTAGCCTTGGGAACGCTCAAAAGTATTCTCAATGAAGCTAGAGTTTCAGTGGAAGAATTTCTAGAAAATATCTAA
- a CDS encoding putative toxin-antitoxin system toxin component, PIN family, which yields MFKLESEEIEIVQRVKKCRDPKDDKFLEIAINGNATHIITGDKDLLELHPFGGVDIITATQFLEIFSAL from the coding sequence ATATTCAAACTTGAATCAGAAGAAATTGAAATAGTCCAGAGGGTCAAAAAGTGTAGAGATCCAAAAGATGACAAATTTCTAGAAATTGCTATTAATGGTAATGCAACTCATATCATCACAGGAGACAAAGATTTATTAGAACTTCATCCCTTTGGAGGAGTTGATATTATTACAGCCACGCAATTTTTAGAAATTTTCTCAGCTTTATAA
- a CDS encoding DoxX family protein — MQLDFITQFLPPYVSGFPAFGILILRLIWGSAMVLYGWTKVKNPFNWMKEEGMPEFPSILQLLGALAVFGGGIAIIAGFMTPLAALGIAVSMGIALSIHWTVFHDPFVKYPPNQPGPSYDVPFIYFAIALMFIFLGPGKLSIDYLLFG; from the coding sequence ATGCAACTGGACTTTATAACTCAGTTTCTACCCCCTTATGTTAGTGGTTTTCCAGCTTTTGGAATCCTTATACTCCGATTAATTTGGGGAAGTGCAATGGTTTTATATGGATGGACTAAGGTCAAAAATCCATTTAATTGGATGAAAGAAGAAGGTATGCCAGAATTTCCCAGTATCTTGCAGTTGCTGGGTGCATTGGCTGTCTTTGGTGGAGGTATTGCGATTATTGCTGGATTTATGACACCGTTAGCGGCATTGGGTATTGCCGTATCAATGGGAATTGCACTTTCTATTCATTGGACTGTTTTTCACGATCCATTTGTGAAGTATCCACCCAATCAACCAGGGCCTTCCTATGATGTGCCTTTTATTTATTTTGCGATCGCACTTATGTTTATCTTTTTAGGTCCTGGTAAGCTTTCGATAGATTATCTGTTATTCGGGTAA
- a CDS encoding IscS subfamily cysteine desulfurase: MSNRPIYLDNHATTPVDERVLTAMIPYFTEKFGNAASISHIYGWESEAAVKQTRAILATAINATPEEIVFTSGATEANNLAIKGIAEAYFQKGQHIITVATEHKAILDPCEYLKSLGFGITILQVQKDGLIDLNDLEKALRPDTILVSVMAANNEIGVLQPLAAIGEICHQRQIIFHTDAAQAIGKIPLDVEAMNIDLMSLTAHKAYGPKGIGALYVRRRNPRVQIASQQHGGGHERGMRSGTLYTPQIVGFGKAVEIALEEQETENQRLMELRERLWKHLSTVEGIYLNGHPQKRLAGNLNISVEGVDGAALSLGLQQLMAVSSGSACSSANTAPSYVLTALGNSEKLAYASVRFGIGRFNTVEEIDTVAQQVISTVQSLRKQVSKVR; encoded by the coding sequence ATGTCTAATCGTCCTATCTATCTCGATAATCATGCAACCACTCCTGTAGATGAAAGAGTATTAACAGCAATGATTCCTTACTTTACTGAAAAGTTTGGTAATGCTGCTAGTATTAGTCATATTTACGGTTGGGAATCAGAAGCTGCTGTTAAACAAACACGAGCAATTCTAGCAACTGCAATTAACGCCACACCAGAAGAAATTGTCTTTACCAGTGGTGCAACAGAAGCTAATAATTTAGCAATTAAAGGTATAGCAGAAGCTTATTTCCAAAAAGGTCAACATATTATTACTGTAGCAACGGAACATAAAGCAATTTTAGATCCTTGCGAATATTTAAAAAGTCTGGGTTTTGGCATCACAATTCTGCAAGTTCAAAAAGATGGATTAATTGATTTAAACGATTTAGAAAAAGCTTTGCGTCCTGATACAATTTTAGTGTCTGTGATGGCGGCAAATAATGAAATTGGGGTTTTACAACCTTTGGCAGCAATTGGAGAAATCTGCCATCAACGCCAAATCATTTTTCACACAGATGCAGCCCAAGCAATTGGTAAAATTCCCTTAGATGTGGAAGCGATGAACATTGATTTAATGTCGCTCACTGCCCATAAAGCATACGGGCCAAAGGGTATTGGGGCATTATATGTTCGCAGACGTAACCCTAGAGTTCAAATAGCTTCCCAGCAACACGGAGGTGGACACGAACGGGGAATGCGTTCTGGTACTTTGTATACACCGCAGATTGTCGGTTTTGGTAAAGCAGTGGAAATTGCTTTAGAAGAGCAAGAAACAGAAAACCAGCGGCTAATGGAATTAAGAGAAAGATTGTGGAAACATTTATCTACTGTAGAAGGAATTTATTTAAATGGTCATCCTCAAAAACGATTAGCAGGAAACTTAAATATCAGTGTTGAGGGTGTAGATGGTGCTGCACTTTCTCTGGGTTTACAACAATTAATGGCCGTGTCTTCTGGTTCTGCTTGTTCTTCGGCAAATACTGCACCTTCCTATGTTCTGACAGCCTTGGGAAATTCAGAAAAGTTAGCCTATGCTTCGGTGCGGTTTGGAATTGGCAGATTTAATACAGTGGAAGAAATAGATACGGTTGCACAACAAGTAATATCTACTGTTCAAAGTTTACGCAAGCAGGTAAGCAAAGTTCGTTAG
- a CDS encoding ROK family protein, with protein MTLILALDFGGTKLAAATVKAGSREWLRHKNCLSPANADALSDVEIMRSLIDSVLDRSKPDAIGVSFGGPVDAATGLVRLSHHVPGWENIPLKLLLEEEYHAPVSIDNDANVAAIGEHRFGAGQGYDSLFYITISTGVGGGWILDGKPWRGALGMAGEIGHIVVDPAGPVCLCGKRGCVERLASGPYMAQNARELLEKEAHHSPASTRGEILRDLVGNDLNLITGQVVSTAAAQGDELAQAVLYKAAWALGVGIGNVANLMNPQRFVLGGGVTKAGDSFWATVRKVAQETALPEVNFEVVRALLGDDAPLWGAVALGLDVKRLSIQ; from the coding sequence ATGACGTTAATATTAGCTCTTGATTTTGGTGGAACTAAACTGGCAGCAGCGACGGTGAAAGCTGGTTCTAGAGAGTGGTTACGCCATAAAAATTGCCTCTCACCTGCAAATGCAGATGCCTTGAGTGATGTAGAAATTATGCGATCGCTCATTGACTCTGTGCTAGATAGAAGTAAACCTGATGCTATCGGTGTCAGCTTTGGTGGCCCAGTAGACGCAGCCACCGGACTAGTCAGGCTTTCTCATCATGTGCCTGGCTGGGAAAATATTCCTCTCAAACTACTGCTAGAAGAAGAATATCATGCTCCTGTTAGCATAGATAATGACGCTAATGTGGCAGCTATCGGCGAACATCGCTTTGGCGCTGGACAGGGATACGATAGCCTGTTTTACATCACTATCAGCACCGGCGTAGGTGGAGGTTGGATACTTGACGGTAAGCCGTGGCGGGGTGCATTAGGTATGGCTGGGGAAATTGGTCATATAGTTGTAGATCCCGCTGGGCCAGTATGTTTGTGCGGAAAAAGGGGATGTGTCGAACGTTTAGCTTCTGGCCCCTATATGGCACAAAATGCACGGGAACTTTTAGAGAAAGAAGCTCATCATTCCCCAGCTAGTACAAGAGGAGAAATACTCAGGGATTTAGTAGGTAATGACTTAAACCTGATCACAGGACAAGTAGTCAGTACAGCAGCTGCTCAAGGGGATGAATTAGCACAGGCAGTTTTATACAAAGCCGCTTGGGCGCTAGGTGTGGGTATTGGCAATGTCGCCAACCTGATGAATCCTCAACGCTTTGTTTTAGGTGGTGGTGTCACTAAAGCTGGGGATAGTTTTTGGGCAACAGTACGCAAGGTAGCACAAGAAACAGCATTACCTGAAGTTAATTTTGAAGTTGTGCGGGCGTTATTAGGTGATGATGCGCCATTATGGGGGGCTGTTGCCTTGGGTTTAGATGTCAAAAGGCTCTCGATACAATAG
- a CDS encoding sensor histidine kinase encodes MDNLSFEQLQQRLKDLEKHNRLLQKKLDRSECNRVELENSYEIQSKLVNRVIQGLEQSRAEAETRNQELQEAFNNLQMIQTKLVESEKMSALGVLVAGIAHEINNPINFIHANIDYAYTYVQNLIDLLYLYQQIYPEPNDQIQALMQELDINFVVIDLFQLLNSMKTGSDRITNIVLGLRTFSRLDEAEYKQTNLHDGLDSTLMLLQHRLKAKSNCPPITVIKHYGNLPQIPCFAGQLNQVFMNILANAIDAIEERYSQQTPDENQNHPGCITISTSIVDSQWAKIAIADNGLGMPEQVRQKIFNPFFTTKPVGKGTGMGMAISYQIIIEKHRGRLDCLSKMAEGTEFVIQILLKQ; translated from the coding sequence ATGGATAATCTGTCTTTTGAACAACTGCAACAACGGTTGAAAGACTTGGAAAAGCATAATCGCCTATTGCAGAAAAAATTGGATCGATCAGAATGCAATCGGGTGGAGTTGGAAAACTCCTATGAAATCCAATCAAAGCTAGTCAACAGAGTTATTCAAGGCTTAGAACAATCAAGAGCAGAAGCCGAAACCCGTAACCAAGAGCTACAGGAAGCATTCAATAATCTGCAAATGATACAAACAAAACTGGTGGAATCTGAAAAAATGTCTGCCTTAGGTGTGTTGGTAGCAGGTATTGCCCATGAAATTAATAACCCCATTAACTTTATTCATGCCAATATTGACTACGCTTATACGTATGTGCAGAATTTGATAGATTTGCTTTATCTCTATCAGCAGATATACCCTGAGCCAAATGATCAGATTCAAGCTTTGATGCAGGAGTTAGATATAAATTTTGTTGTTATTGATTTGTTTCAGCTTTTAAATTCAATGAAGACAGGTAGCGATCGCATCACTAATATTGTTTTAGGATTACGCACCTTCTCCCGGTTGGACGAAGCAGAATATAAACAAACAAATTTGCACGATGGCTTGGATAGTACTTTGATGCTTCTGCAACATCGGTTAAAGGCTAAAAGCAATTGTCCCCCCATTACTGTGATTAAGCACTATGGTAACTTGCCCCAAATCCCCTGTTTTGCGGGGCAATTGAATCAGGTATTTATGAATATTTTAGCTAATGCGATTGATGCAATTGAAGAACGTTATTCCCAACAAACGCCAGATGAAAATCAAAATCATCCTGGTTGTATAACAATTAGTACATCTATAGTTGATTCACAATGGGCGAAAATAGCGATCGCTGATAATGGATTAGGTATGCCTGAACAGGTTCGACAGAAGATATTCAATCCCTTCTTCACAACAAAACCAGTTGGTAAAGGAACAGGTATGGGTATGGCAATCAGTTATCAGATTATCATTGAAAAACACAGAGGTAGATTGGATTGTCTCTCTAAAATGGCAGAAGGAACAGAGTTTGTGATTCAAATCCTTCTTAAACAGTGA
- a CDS encoding carotenoid oxygenase family protein, which yields MQTIDKKSTKKTWANAISQPGTEFPPTQLPVIAGKIPDGLRGTLYRNGAARLERGGVSVGHWFDGDGAILAVHFTDAGATGVYRYVETAGYQEETAAGKFLYGNYGMTAPGAIWNQWRKPVKHAANTSVLALPDKLLALWEGDNPYALDLQTLETQGLDNLDGLAKKQPYSAHPKVDYATGEIFNFGMTPGANAILSLYKSDLTGKIVKTAKLTLEGFPVIHDFVLAGQYLIFFAPAVHLNVWPVLLGVSSYSDSLQWLPQKGTKILVIDRETLSLVSEGVTEPWFQWHFSNGYVDDSGTVIVDFSRYADFQTNQYLKELASGETQTVAKTTLTRVQLNPLTGKVTGIETLLNRTCEFPNVPRQNVGKFSRYSYMSIFREGTDIDGEILNGIARFDYQTETLSEADLGENCYPSEPLLAQNTHNLEQSWILTVVYDGNTNSSEVWIFESQRLNDEPICKLGLPSVIPHSFHGTWKPG from the coding sequence ATGCAAACAATTGATAAAAAGTCAACTAAAAAAACTTGGGCAAATGCCATATCTCAACCTGGAACCGAATTTCCTCCTACGCAGTTACCTGTGATTGCTGGTAAAATTCCTGATGGTTTGCGGGGTACACTTTACCGCAATGGTGCAGCGCGACTAGAAAGGGGTGGTGTGTCAGTGGGACATTGGTTTGATGGAGATGGGGCTATTCTGGCTGTCCATTTTACTGATGCTGGTGCCACTGGTGTCTATCGCTATGTGGAGACTGCTGGTTATCAAGAAGAAACTGCTGCGGGTAAATTTCTGTATGGTAATTATGGCATGACTGCACCAGGGGCTATTTGGAATCAATGGCGTAAACCAGTTAAGCACGCTGCAAATACTTCTGTTTTGGCATTACCTGATAAACTGCTGGCATTGTGGGAAGGTGATAATCCTTATGCGTTAGATTTACAGACTTTAGAAACGCAAGGGTTAGATAATTTAGACGGTTTGGCGAAAAAACAACCTTATTCTGCACATCCTAAAGTTGATTATGCCACGGGAGAAATTTTTAATTTTGGTATGACTCCGGGAGCAAATGCGATATTAAGTCTCTACAAAAGTGACTTGACTGGCAAGATTGTGAAAACAGCTAAGTTGACATTAGAAGGTTTTCCTGTCATTCATGATTTTGTGTTAGCGGGACAATATTTAATATTTTTTGCGCCTGCGGTACATTTGAATGTTTGGCCTGTTTTGTTGGGAGTTAGTAGTTACAGTGATTCTCTGCAATGGCTACCACAAAAAGGAACTAAGATTTTAGTAATTGATAGAGAAACTTTATCTTTAGTGAGTGAAGGAGTTACAGAACCTTGGTTTCAATGGCATTTTAGCAATGGTTATGTTGATGATAGCGGTACGGTAATTGTAGATTTTTCCCGTTATGCAGATTTTCAAACTAATCAATATTTAAAAGAGTTGGCATCTGGAGAAACTCAAACAGTTGCTAAAACTACGTTGACGCGGGTACAACTTAATCCGCTAACAGGGAAGGTGACGGGAATTGAAACTCTGTTAAATAGAACTTGTGAGTTTCCTAATGTGCCAAGGCAAAATGTGGGTAAGTTCTCTCGTTATAGCTATATGTCTATTTTTCGGGAAGGAACGGATATTGATGGGGAAATATTAAACGGTATTGCTCGTTTTGACTATCAAACTGAAACTCTGTCGGAAGCAGACTTGGGTGAAAATTGCTATCCTTCTGAGCCTCTTTTAGCACAAAATACTCACAACCTTGAGCAAAGTTGGATTTTGACGGTGGTTTATGATGGTAATACTAATAGTAGCGAGGTTTGGATATTCGAGAGCCAACGCTTGAATGATGAACCAATTTGCAAACTAGGACTACCTAGTGTAATTCCCCACAGTTTCCACGGTACTTGGAAACCTGGTTAA
- a CDS encoding lysophospholipid acyltransferase family protein yields MLKLKHPQKTKLGWSLDERDPKFIENLMPVLGVLYNYYFRVQTSGWENLPEGKVFVVGSHNGGLASPDTSMMMYDWVRRFGAEKPLYGLMHPKVWEVVPPIAEMAMKAGAIMAHPKMAYAALHSGASVLVYPGGPEDVFRPHQMRDKIYFAERRGFIKLALRENVPIVPAISWGSHDTLIVLADVYEVMQQLHKWGMPWLFGVDPLVFPVYLGLPWGLAIGPLPNIPMPVPMYTRICPPIVFERYGREAASDRSYVNECYELVKSQMQQELDNLIKLASS; encoded by the coding sequence ATGTTAAAACTAAAACACCCCCAGAAGACAAAATTAGGGTGGTCTTTGGATGAGCGAGATCCAAAGTTCATCGAAAATCTCATGCCTGTATTAGGCGTTTTATATAACTACTATTTTCGAGTTCAAACCAGTGGTTGGGAAAATCTCCCAGAGGGAAAAGTCTTTGTTGTTGGTTCTCACAATGGAGGACTAGCTTCCCCTGATACATCCATGATGATGTATGACTGGGTGCGTCGCTTTGGTGCAGAAAAACCACTTTACGGTTTAATGCATCCTAAAGTCTGGGAAGTTGTTCCCCCGATTGCAGAAATGGCTATGAAAGCTGGAGCTATTATGGCTCACCCCAAAATGGCTTATGCGGCTTTGCATTCTGGGGCTAGTGTGTTGGTTTATCCCGGTGGGCCAGAAGATGTATTTCGACCTCATCAAATGCGGGACAAAATTTATTTTGCTGAACGTCGGGGATTTATCAAACTGGCTTTGCGTGAAAATGTGCCAATTGTACCGGCTATTTCCTGGGGTTCTCATGACACTCTGATTGTGTTGGCTGATGTATATGAAGTTATGCAGCAATTGCATAAATGGGGGATGCCTTGGCTGTTTGGGGTTGATCCTTTGGTTTTTCCCGTTTATCTGGGATTACCTTGGGGTTTAGCAATTGGCCCGCTGCCAAATATACCTATGCCAGTGCCTATGTACACAAGAATTTGTCCACCAATTGTATTTGAACGCTATGGTAGGGAAGCCGCAAGCGATCGCTCTTATGTTAACGAATGCTATGAGTTAGTGAAAAGCCAAATGCAACAGGAGTTGGATAATTTAATCAAGTTAGCTAGTTCGTAG